The genomic interval CTCGGATCAGGATTTCGCGACCGATCTTCGGGATGCGCTGAATGGCGACCGTGCGAAACGCCGCGACGACGATGATAACGATCTGATGAAGGCGCTGCTGCTGGGTGCGGGTGCGCTGGCCGTGGGGGCGATGCTGAACAACAACCGCCAGGTCGCGCTGAGTTCGCCGGATCGTGTTGTCCTCAGCCGACCCGATGGCAGCCAGGAGATCGTGAAGGACGAAACCGCGCTGCTGCGGCAGCCGGGATCCACCGTGACGACCGAGGAATTCGACGATGGCTCCAGCCGGACCATCGTGACCCGCGCCGATGGCAGCAAGGTGGTGACGATCCGTGATGCCGATCTTCGGGTGCTGCGCCGCTCGGTCATTTCACCGGATGGCAAAAGCGTGCGGCTGATCGACGACACGCAAGAGGTCGCGCCGGTCGATCTGGCGACCTTGCCTGAACCCGCGCCGGTCTATCAGGGCAGCAGCGTCACGGATGAGGCCGCCCTGCGCGAGGCGCTGTATCAGGAAGCGGGGGCGGATCGGCGTTTCAGCCTTGGCCAGATCCGCAACGTCCCCGAGGTGCGCGCCCTTGCCGCGCCGGTGAATATCGACGCGATCACCTTTGACACGGGCTCGGCAGCGATCAGCGCCGATCAGGCGCGGCAATTGGCGGGGCTTGGTGAGGTGATTGGCGATGCGGTCGCCGAAAATCCGCAAGAGATGTTTCTGATCGAGGGCCATACCGACACCGTGGGGTCAGAGGCCACCAATCTGGCCCTGTCGGATCGCCGTGCGGAATCCGTGGCGCTGGCGCTGTCGGAATATTTCGCCGTGCCGCCCGAGAATCTGGTCGTGCAGGGCTATGGCGAACAATATCTCAGCATCCGCAGCGAAGGCGATATTCGCGAAAATCGTCGTGCCTCGGTCCGGCGGATCACCAATCTTCTGCAAACCGCGCAGGAGGAATAGGGGCGGCCGGACATGGCAAGGCCCCGGTCATTCATGCCGGGGCCTTCTATCCTCACGCAGGAAGACCGCTCAGGCCACGCGTGCAAATTCGATTTTCGGGCAGCGATCCTGCACCACGGTCATGCCGCGATCGCGGGCCTTTTCGGCGGCCTTGTCGTCGCGCACGCCAAGCTGGCACCAGATGGTCTTCAGGCCCGGCAGGTTCTGCAATGCCTCATCCACGATGGTTCCGACAGCGTCAGAGCGGCGGAAGATATCCACCATATCGACAGGGATCGAGTCGGGGATATCGGCAAGGCGCGCATAGGTGGTCTCGCCCAGAATGACCTTGCCTGTATGGCCCGGATTGACCGGGATCACCCGCATGCCCAGGGCCAGCAGATATCGCGCCACACCCCAGCTTGGCCGGGTCTCATTGGGCGAAAGCCCGACCATCGCCACAACCCTGGTCGTGGACATGATTCGGGCCATATCCTCATCTTCTGCAGCATAATCATCCAGCTGGATATTCATCGCGAGCTCCCTCTCGTTCAGAACACGGCTATAACCTTACACATAAAAGGCGCCCGGTCCATATGGATGGCCGGGCGCAAGTCGCGGAACGAGGGACAGTGATCTGAACATGACCGTTCCGGGGCCATGTTCTGACACCTAAATGGGTATCCTCTGTGCAAAGTTCCAGAGTTTTCCCGATTTCGTGATTCGTTTTTTAAGAAATTCCCGTTTTCTTCCGCCTAGCGTGCTTGCCATGTCGAACGAGCCAGCGACAGGATCGGTTCCGGGTTCTGGACGAATTCCCTCAATGCCGCCCGAGAGCGCAGCAGATAGATCCGGCGGTCGCGAATGGCGAAATAGCTGGGATTTCCGATTTCGAACCGCCCTTTCGACAATTGCACCGGGCAATAGCCGTCGAAGACCGGGATATAGCTGCGGGGATTGGCCTCGAACCGGGCGCGGTTCTCTTCGCTGACGAAATGCCAGACCTTGCCGCGCCACATCGTGCTGATATCGCTGCGACCGGGCAGGGCGCGGTTCTGCGTGATATAGCCGACGGGGTCGAACCCCTCTAACGCCCAGTCCTGCGCGCCTGCGGGCAGGGCGAGCGATAGCGTCAGAAGGATCGGGGCAAGCAGGGTTTTCATGGCGGAACCGGATGGAGATAACCCATAACTGGCAGGCCCTCGCTCGATTCTCAATGTGACAGGGCAGGACGTCGCATGGATGTGATTTAGCCGTGTCCTGCGGCGT from Paracoccus fistulariae carries:
- a CDS encoding YHS domain-containing (seleno)protein — its product is MKTLLAPILLTLSLALPAGAQDWALEGFDPVGYITQNRALPGRSDISTMWRGKVWHFVSEENRARFEANPRSYIPVFDGYCPVQLSKGRFEIGNPSYFAIRDRRIYLLRSRAALREFVQNPEPILSLARSTWQAR
- a CDS encoding CoA-binding protein; the encoded protein is MNIQLDDYAAEDEDMARIMSTTRVVAMVGLSPNETRPSWGVARYLLALGMRVIPVNPGHTGKVILGETTYARLADIPDSIPVDMVDIFRRSDAVGTIVDEALQNLPGLKTIWCQLGVRDDKAAEKARDRGMTVVQDRCPKIEFARVA
- a CDS encoding OmpA family protein translates to MRGMISNTTTMAMCLTLMAPQFARSQPAMPMRQAPVAIDAPLVLAQAEQDEVKRRRQERRAERAERRQERAERRKARQEGREANQARRGAEGGAKRKQEAERPRQQREDGDRQRAGKRGDPQQAADRTQRQERRAAEEERRKDRQERQQRREARQQEERQQQERQRARREGQRQEAALATGQRAQQRNDSMQNLSKALQTEIDRGLRNEDLRCLSGGSPPCGGRNARMVTPEGAVVQRNGKGELLLAPRDAQLYRVTNDGRFVRRAAEEDRRQTALSREAAQERRLGENVAALLNGQGRLREERITRQNSRRSDQDFATDLRDALNGDRAKRRDDDDNDLMKALLLGAGALAVGAMLNNNRQVALSSPDRVVLSRPDGSQEIVKDETALLRQPGSTVTTEEFDDGSSRTIVTRADGSKVVTIRDADLRVLRRSVISPDGKSVRLIDDTQEVAPVDLATLPEPAPVYQGSSVTDEAALREALYQEAGADRRFSLGQIRNVPEVRALAAPVNIDAITFDTGSAAISADQARQLAGLGEVIGDAVAENPQEMFLIEGHTDTVGSEATNLALSDRRAESVALALSEYFAVPPENLVVQGYGEQYLSIRSEGDIRENRRASVRRITNLLQTAQEE